A genomic region of Notamacropus eugenii isolate mMacEug1 chromosome 3, mMacEug1.pri_v2, whole genome shotgun sequence contains the following coding sequences:
- the TRDMT1 gene encoding tRNA (cytosine(38)-C(5))-methyltransferase isoform X1 yields the protein MEPLRVLELYSGIGGMHQALKDSCVSAEVVAAVDINTIANEVYKHNFPHTQLWAKTIEGITLQEFNQLSFNMILMSPPCQPFTRIGLQGDVTDPRTKSFLHILHILPRLQKLPKYILLENVKGFEVSSARDLFVQTLENCGFKYQEFLLSPVSLSIPNSRLRYFLIAKLQSEPLPFQVPGQVLVEFPTVESANSQRHTITVDVRKNSDKRKMELNLHCDGNTQCSGKETFLFKLETAEEIERKLQQDSDLSVQMLKDFLEDDDDMSQYFLPPKALLRYALLLDIVQPTCRRSTCFTKGYGSYVEGTGSVLQTAENVQIENVYVSLDTLSEEEKLMKLSMLKLRYFTPREIANLHGFPPEFGFPEKITVKQCYRLLGNSLNVHVVSKLIKIMLG from the exons ACAGCTGTGTATCTGCAGAAGTGGTGGCTGCTGTTGATATAAACACTATTGCAAATGAAGTATACAAGCATAACTTTCCTCATACACAATTATGGGCCAAAACTATTGAG GGAATTACACTCCAGGAATTTAATCAGCTATCCTTCAATATGATTTTAATGAGTCCTCCGTGTCAGCCATTCACAAG AATTGGCCTACAGGGAGATGTGACTGATCCAAGGACAAAGAGTTTCCTGCACATTCTTCACATTCTTCCAAG gCTACAAAAATTACCAAAGTATATCCTTTTAGAAAATGTTAAAGGATTTGAAGTGTCTTCTGCCAG agaCCTTTTTGTGCAAACACTAGAAAATTGTGGCTTTAAATACCAAGAATTTCTATTATCTCCAGTGTCT CTCAGTATTCCAAATTCCAGACTACGTTACTTTCTTATTGCAAAACTTCAGTCAGAACCATTACCTTTTCAGGTTCCTGGTCAG GTATTGGTTGAATTTCCCACAGTTGAATCTGCAAATTCACAAAGGCACACAATTACTGTAGATGTCAGGAAAAACAGTGACAAGAGGAAAATGGAACTAAACCTTCACTGTGATGGCAATACACAGTGTTCTGGTAAAGAGACATTCCTTTTCAAACTGGAAACTgcagaagaaatagagagaaaacttCAGCAGGACAGTGATCTCTCTGTTCAGATGTTAAAAGATTTTCTTGAGGATGACGATGATATGAGTCAGTACTTTTTGCCACCAAAGGCCTTGTTACGCTATGCTCTTCTATTAGACATTGTTCAGCCTACTTGCAGGAGATCGACGTGCTTTACAAAAGG ctACGGAAGCTATGTAGAAGGGACTGGATCTGTCTTGCAAACTGCTGAGAATGTACAG ATTGAAAATGTGTACGTGTCTCTTGATACCTTGTCAGAAGAAGAGAAGCTCATGAAGTTGTCAATGCTTAAATTGCGGTATTTTACCCCCAGAGAAATAGCAAACCTTCATGGATTTCCTCCAGAGTTTG gaTTTCCTGAGAAGATAACAGTGAAACAATGTTACCGCCTACTTGGGAATAGTCTTAATGTACATGTAGTGTCCAAACTCATCAAAATCATGCTTGGGTAA
- the TRDMT1 gene encoding tRNA (cytosine(38)-C(5))-methyltransferase isoform X2, protein MILMSPPCQPFTRIGLQGDVTDPRTKSFLHILHILPRLQKLPKYILLENVKGFEVSSARDLFVQTLENCGFKYQEFLLSPVSLSIPNSRLRYFLIAKLQSEPLPFQVPGQVLVEFPTVESANSQRHTITVDVRKNSDKRKMELNLHCDGNTQCSGKETFLFKLETAEEIERKLQQDSDLSVQMLKDFLEDDDDMSQYFLPPKALLRYALLLDIVQPTCRRSTCFTKGYGSYVEGTGSVLQTAENVQIENVYVSLDTLSEEEKLMKLSMLKLRYFTPREIANLHGFPPEFGFPEKITVKQCYRLLGNSLNVHVVSKLIKIMLG, encoded by the exons ATGATTTTAATGAGTCCTCCGTGTCAGCCATTCACAAG AATTGGCCTACAGGGAGATGTGACTGATCCAAGGACAAAGAGTTTCCTGCACATTCTTCACATTCTTCCAAG gCTACAAAAATTACCAAAGTATATCCTTTTAGAAAATGTTAAAGGATTTGAAGTGTCTTCTGCCAG agaCCTTTTTGTGCAAACACTAGAAAATTGTGGCTTTAAATACCAAGAATTTCTATTATCTCCAGTGTCT CTCAGTATTCCAAATTCCAGACTACGTTACTTTCTTATTGCAAAACTTCAGTCAGAACCATTACCTTTTCAGGTTCCTGGTCAG GTATTGGTTGAATTTCCCACAGTTGAATCTGCAAATTCACAAAGGCACACAATTACTGTAGATGTCAGGAAAAACAGTGACAAGAGGAAAATGGAACTAAACCTTCACTGTGATGGCAATACACAGTGTTCTGGTAAAGAGACATTCCTTTTCAAACTGGAAACTgcagaagaaatagagagaaaacttCAGCAGGACAGTGATCTCTCTGTTCAGATGTTAAAAGATTTTCTTGAGGATGACGATGATATGAGTCAGTACTTTTTGCCACCAAAGGCCTTGTTACGCTATGCTCTTCTATTAGACATTGTTCAGCCTACTTGCAGGAGATCGACGTGCTTTACAAAAGG ctACGGAAGCTATGTAGAAGGGACTGGATCTGTCTTGCAAACTGCTGAGAATGTACAG ATTGAAAATGTGTACGTGTCTCTTGATACCTTGTCAGAAGAAGAGAAGCTCATGAAGTTGTCAATGCTTAAATTGCGGTATTTTACCCCCAGAGAAATAGCAAACCTTCATGGATTTCCTCCAGAGTTTG gaTTTCCTGAGAAGATAACAGTGAAACAATGTTACCGCCTACTTGGGAATAGTCTTAATGTACATGTAGTGTCCAAACTCATCAAAATCATGCTTGGGTAA